In Aliamphritea ceti, a single window of DNA contains:
- a CDS encoding GcvT family protein: MTEETTQAPLPAKAEVVIIGGGIVGTSIAYHLTKRGVTDVVLLERQQLTCGTTWHAAGLVSMLWPTPTLTNLAKYSHELYASLEEETGQATGYARIGSLSIARSEERLEELKRTSSMAKVFGVESEMIDNERLAELYPGINTEGVVGTLYIEKDGQTNPIDTTMALAKGAKMGGANIREKTKVTDIIVEDGKAVGVKTDAGEIRADQVILCGGMWSRDIAAKIGVDLPLYACEHYYVVTDEMESMSKRPVLRDFDKGVYFKEDAGKLLVGWFEHNAKGLPMSRIQEDFCFDQFPCEMDHIEEYLMRGMETLPDFGEAGIRTWFNGPESFTSDNLHLLGPTPEVDNFFVACGLNSKGIGAGGGLGKLMADWIIDGYPSGDITECDVRRHHPVQRTQSYVEQRIPEALGHTYAMHWPFYQYHTARDIQHSPLHNELADAGACFGEVGGYERANWFSRNGAKAEYEYSYKRQNWFNFYRDEHLATRESVGMYDISSFGKFEVVGKDAMATLQRLSCADINVPEGKLVYTQWLNERGGIEADLTIARMGEERFWVTTGIGSFNRDWWRLKRNLLGDSQLADVSQQFACLSVQGPNARKVLEKIADTDLSAEGFAFSTGRYAQLAGAKVWMQRISYVGELGWEIMVPATDAPKVYHALHQAGAEYELCNVGLHALNSLRLEKGFRHWGHDIASEDNLIQAGLGFTAKADASDFIGREAFIAQKAAGLPDRRLVQFKLNDPEPLLYHNEPILMDGNVVGYLTSGMYGHSVGGAIGMGYVNVPDLTADALAAAKFEIEIALQPVSATASLRGLYDPKGERMKM, from the coding sequence ATGACTGAAGAAACAACCCAAGCACCTTTGCCAGCAAAAGCTGAAGTGGTAATTATCGGTGGCGGTATCGTCGGCACCTCGATTGCTTATCATCTGACGAAACGCGGCGTGACAGATGTAGTGCTGCTGGAGCGACAGCAACTAACCTGTGGCACAACCTGGCATGCAGCGGGTCTGGTGAGCATGCTCTGGCCGACCCCGACACTGACGAATCTGGCGAAATACAGTCACGAGCTATATGCCAGCCTGGAAGAAGAAACTGGTCAGGCTACTGGCTATGCCCGTATCGGATCCTTGTCTATTGCCCGTTCTGAAGAGCGTTTAGAAGAGCTGAAGCGCACTTCATCGATGGCTAAAGTCTTCGGTGTTGAATCTGAAATGATCGACAATGAACGCCTGGCAGAGCTTTATCCGGGTATTAACACTGAAGGTGTCGTTGGTACGCTGTACATTGAAAAAGATGGCCAGACTAACCCGATTGATACCACTATGGCGCTGGCCAAAGGCGCCAAGATGGGCGGCGCAAACATCCGCGAGAAAACCAAAGTTACCGATATCATCGTTGAAGATGGCAAAGCTGTTGGTGTGAAAACGGATGCCGGTGAAATCCGTGCGGATCAGGTGATTCTCTGTGGCGGTATGTGGTCGCGGGATATTGCAGCCAAGATAGGTGTTGATCTGCCGTTGTATGCCTGTGAGCATTATTACGTGGTCACCGATGAAATGGAATCCATGAGCAAGCGTCCGGTGCTGCGTGATTTCGATAAAGGTGTGTACTTCAAAGAAGATGCCGGCAAGTTGCTGGTGGGCTGGTTTGAGCACAATGCCAAAGGCTTGCCGATGAGCCGCATTCAGGAAGACTTCTGTTTTGATCAGTTCCCTTGTGAAATGGATCATATCGAAGAGTATCTGATGCGCGGTATGGAAACACTGCCAGACTTCGGTGAAGCTGGTATCCGTACCTGGTTCAACGGCCCGGAAAGCTTCACCAGTGATAACCTGCATTTGCTTGGCCCTACTCCGGAAGTGGATAACTTTTTTGTTGCCTGCGGCCTGAACTCAAAAGGTATTGGTGCTGGCGGTGGCCTGGGTAAACTAATGGCGGACTGGATTATTGATGGTTATCCGTCCGGAGATATCACCGAATGTGACGTGCGCCGTCATCACCCGGTACAGCGCACTCAGAGCTATGTTGAACAGCGAATTCCGGAGGCGCTTGGTCACACATATGCCATGCACTGGCCGTTTTATCAGTACCATACAGCCCGTGATATTCAGCATTCCCCTTTGCATAACGAGCTGGCAGATGCTGGCGCCTGCTTTGGTGAAGTTGGCGGTTATGAGCGGGCAAATTGGTTCTCGCGTAATGGCGCCAAAGCGGAATACGAATACAGCTATAAGCGTCAGAACTGGTTTAATTTTTATCGTGATGAACATCTGGCTACCCGTGAAAGCGTGGGTATGTACGATATTTCGTCTTTCGGTAAGTTTGAGGTTGTCGGCAAAGATGCTATGGCAACATTACAGCGCCTGAGCTGTGCCGATATCAACGTACCTGAAGGTAAGTTGGTTTACACCCAATGGCTGAATGAGCGTGGTGGCATTGAGGCTGATTTAACCATTGCCCGTATGGGTGAGGAACGCTTTTGGGTGACGACCGGTATCGGTTCTTTCAATCGTGACTGGTGGCGTCTGAAACGTAATTTACTGGGCGACAGCCAGTTAGCAGATGTCAGCCAGCAGTTTGCCTGCTTGTCAGTCCAGGGGCCGAATGCTCGTAAAGTGCTGGAGAAAATTGCAGATACGGATCTGAGTGCGGAAGGCTTTGCTTTCAGTACAGGTCGTTATGCACAACTGGCAGGTGCGAAAGTCTGGATGCAACGTATCAGTTACGTTGGTGAGCTGGGCTGGGAGATCATGGTGCCAGCAACAGATGCACCTAAGGTATATCACGCTCTGCATCAGGCAGGTGCAGAGTACGAGTTGTGTAATGTTGGCCTGCATGCCCTGAACAGCTTGCGGCTGGAGAAAGGCTTCCGCCACTGGGGTCATGATATAGCCTCCGAAGACAATCTGATTCAGGCGGGGCTGGGCTTTACGGCTAAGGCGGATGCCAGCGACTTTATTGGCCGTGAAGCATTTATTGCACAGAAGGCCGCAGGCCTGCCGGATCGTCGCTTAGTGCAGTTCAAGCTGAATGATCCTGAGCCGTTGCTGTACCACAACGAGCCGATTCTGATGGACGGTAATGTGGTTGGCTACCTGACGTCAGGTATGTATGGCCACTCCGTTGGCGGGGCGATCGGAATGGGATATGTAAATGTGCCAGATTTGACGGCAGACGCTTTAGCAGCCGCTAAGTTTGAGATCGAAATTGCATTGCAGCCAGTCAGTGCGACGGCCTCTCTGAGGGGGTTGTATGACCCTAAAGGCGAACGAATGAAAATGTAA
- a CDS encoding outer membrane protein OmpK, which translates to MKYKSMFIATSILCSTQAFAELKWQDFSISYLQGSDYEVGADDRQVITFEHASGHSWGDTFFFLDRTHYDGGTQDTYFEFQPRLSLGNLTSSDLSFGPVKDVYLAAQWESKSDSFGGFDNYMGGLGVDLDIPGFRYFKANIYQVTNDKNDNDQQLSISFAVPFSVAESEFLYDGFIDWSTSEDDHESEMNFTSQLKYNLGNVMGTESPFYVGIEYSHWNNKFGIKDVDERNVSFIAKWHF; encoded by the coding sequence ATGAAGTATAAATCTATGTTTATTGCGACCAGCATACTGTGTTCTACGCAAGCATTTGCAGAGTTGAAATGGCAAGATTTCAGTATTAGTTATCTTCAAGGCAGTGACTATGAAGTTGGCGCAGATGACCGGCAAGTGATCACATTTGAACATGCCAGTGGTCATAGTTGGGGTGATACTTTCTTCTTTTTAGATCGTACGCATTATGACGGTGGTACGCAGGATACTTACTTTGAGTTTCAACCTCGTTTGAGTCTAGGTAATTTGACCAGCAGTGATTTGTCATTCGGACCGGTGAAGGATGTTTATCTGGCAGCTCAGTGGGAGTCGAAAAGCGATAGTTTTGGTGGTTTTGATAACTATATGGGGGGCTTGGGTGTAGACCTTGATATCCCGGGTTTTAGATATTTTAAAGCGAATATTTATCAGGTCACGAATGATAAAAATGATAACGATCAGCAGTTATCTATATCGTTTGCGGTTCCTTTTAGTGTCGCTGAGAGTGAGTTCCTATATGACGGATTTATTGATTGGAGTACTTCAGAAGATGACCACGAATCAGAGATGAATTTTACATCCCAGCTTAAATACAATTTGGGAAATGTTATGGGCACAGAAAGTCCTTTTTATGTTGGTATTGAGTATTCTCATTGGAATAATAAATTTGGCATAAAGGATGTGGATGAGCGCAATGTGTCCTTTATTGCTAAATGGCATTTTTAA
- a CDS encoding LysR family transcriptional regulator has protein sequence MDQFHLLRVFSAVAEQQGFAAAARQLRISAPAVTRAIGQLEEHLGAKLLERTTRHVHLTEVGSRYLEDSRSILEQLAQADQTATGINASPRGQLTVTAPNLFGRRFIAPLMLEYLRQYPDTQVTELFVDRRVNLVEEGIDVGIRIGELPDSNLRARKVGEVSRVLCASPEYLRQHGTPNNLNELQQHTLIDASQSLDWRFQTQEGLRTLSIQPRLSTSDNDTAIQATCAGFGITRVLSYQVAEKFVSGELIRILPELEPAPWPVNVIHRQGPQGSAKVRSCVDLLVEHLQKAPCLEVFSY, from the coding sequence ATGGATCAGTTTCATTTATTAAGGGTATTCAGTGCAGTTGCTGAACAACAGGGGTTTGCTGCAGCGGCCCGCCAGTTGCGAATTTCCGCCCCGGCGGTTACCCGGGCAATCGGCCAGTTGGAAGAGCATTTAGGTGCAAAGCTGCTGGAACGCACAACACGTCATGTTCATCTGACTGAAGTTGGCAGCCGTTATTTAGAAGATTCCCGATCCATTCTGGAGCAATTAGCGCAGGCCGATCAGACGGCCACTGGCATCAACGCTTCGCCTCGCGGACAGCTAACCGTGACTGCACCTAACTTGTTTGGCCGGCGTTTTATTGCGCCACTGATGCTGGAATATCTGCGCCAGTATCCAGACACTCAGGTCACTGAACTGTTCGTCGACCGACGGGTAAATCTGGTGGAAGAAGGTATAGATGTTGGCATCCGGATAGGTGAACTGCCAGATTCAAACCTAAGGGCCAGAAAAGTAGGCGAAGTCAGCCGGGTGCTTTGTGCCAGCCCGGAATATCTTCGCCAACATGGCACACCAAATAACCTCAATGAGCTGCAGCAACATACGCTGATTGATGCCAGTCAGTCGCTGGACTGGCGTTTCCAGACTCAGGAAGGGTTACGCACACTCAGTATCCAGCCCCGTTTAAGCACCTCTGATAACGACACAGCTATACAAGCGACCTGCGCAGGTTTTGGTATTACACGGGTGCTGTCTTACCAGGTGGCCGAAAAGTTTGTTTCCGGTGAGCTAATCAGAATATTACCGGAACTCGAGCCTGCTCCCTGGCCTGTAAATGTCATCCACCGGCAGGGGCCTCAGGGCTCAGCCAAAGTTCGTAGTTGTGTCGATCTGCTGGTTGAACACTTACAGAAAGCGCCCTGCTTAGAAGTTTTTTCTTATTGA
- a CDS encoding carboxymuconolactone decarboxylase family protein encodes MSRINVVERDTANAAQGELLDAIQGQLGMVPNFLKVFANSPVALNAFLGLHSVANDGELDAETRERIALALAQTNSCQYCLSAHTALGRKAGLESDEITANRSGASLDDKAAVAVRFALSLAENHGAVTNTEFLEIREAGFNDAQIVEIITHVAMNLLTNILAKASQVTIDFPEVDLKLAS; translated from the coding sequence ATGAGTCGAATTAATGTTGTTGAGCGTGATACTGCCAATGCGGCACAGGGCGAACTGTTAGACGCAATTCAGGGACAACTAGGGATGGTGCCAAACTTCCTGAAGGTATTCGCCAATTCACCGGTAGCACTGAATGCTTTTCTGGGACTGCACAGCGTTGCAAATGACGGTGAGCTGGATGCAGAAACCCGTGAGCGTATTGCGCTGGCACTGGCACAGACGAATAGCTGCCAGTATTGCTTGTCTGCACATACTGCTCTGGGACGTAAGGCCGGTCTGGAGAGTGACGAAATTACTGCTAACCGCTCCGGTGCGAGTTTGGATGATAAAGCTGCAGTGGCCGTGCGTTTTGCGTTGTCGTTAGCGGAAAATCATGGCGCTGTTACGAATACAGAGTTTCTGGAAATACGTGAAGCAGGCTTCAATGATGCGCAGATCGTAGAAATTATTACCCATGTGGCAATGAACCTGTTGACCAATATTCTGGCTAAGGCCAGTCAGGTGACAATCGATTTTCCAGAGGTCGATCTCAAGCTAGCCAGCTGA
- a CDS encoding pyridoxamine 5'-phosphate oxidase family protein, translating into MGHRFAEIVFTESVLAEQQRHGSRGGYQRLLGGEDFNDQLSMAEASFIQDRDSFYMASVTETGWPYVQHRGGAAGFIRALDSKTLGFADYSGNRQYVSLGNFRKDDRVALFFMDYGNRTRLKVLGRIRLVDPNDLKTLVALEQADFRAPVERGYLIEVEGFDWNCPKYITPRFTEQEWRSTIEENVNQPAQKTAEINPVFAPGEELGQGPLAVKVVGINQLTPEIRSYQIKTIDGDMLPRFIPGAHLQLPVPTEQGVRIGHYSLSSDPRRVDEYQIAVQAKHDSRLAAGLQQSYQLGTRLNITESQNHFLLHDDLRPALLIAGGIGITPLKAMALELLQRGVRFELHYAAKSPEKMAFYAELKSVLGDRLVTYFSNESERLNPFMLFSDLAEDCQIYSCGPETLLKSVTEAATDSGVIHRLHTESFD; encoded by the coding sequence ATGGGACATCGTTTTGCAGAAATTGTCTTTACTGAATCAGTACTGGCAGAGCAGCAACGGCATGGTAGCCGGGGAGGCTATCAGCGGCTGTTAGGTGGCGAAGACTTTAATGATCAGCTGAGTATGGCTGAAGCCAGCTTTATTCAGGACCGTGATAGCTTTTATATGGCCAGCGTGACAGAAACTGGCTGGCCCTATGTTCAACACAGAGGCGGAGCCGCTGGGTTCATTCGTGCGCTGGACAGTAAAACGTTGGGCTTTGCCGATTATAGCGGTAATAGGCAGTACGTCAGTCTGGGTAATTTTCGTAAAGATGACAGGGTCGCGCTGTTTTTTATGGACTACGGCAATCGCACCCGGCTGAAGGTTTTAGGTCGTATACGGCTGGTCGATCCTAATGACCTGAAAACTCTGGTAGCACTGGAACAGGCCGATTTCAGAGCACCGGTAGAGCGTGGTTATCTGATTGAAGTTGAAGGCTTTGACTGGAATTGTCCGAAATACATTACGCCCCGGTTTACGGAGCAGGAGTGGCGTTCAACTATTGAAGAAAACGTTAACCAGCCTGCTCAGAAAACAGCTGAAATAAATCCTGTGTTTGCTCCCGGTGAGGAGCTAGGGCAGGGGCCGCTTGCAGTGAAAGTTGTGGGCATAAATCAGCTAACGCCAGAGATTCGCAGTTATCAAATTAAGACCATAGACGGCGATATGTTACCCCGCTTTATTCCGGGTGCGCATTTGCAGTTACCTGTACCGACTGAGCAGGGAGTGCGAATCGGACACTACTCTCTCAGCAGTGATCCCCGGCGTGTGGATGAGTATCAGATTGCTGTACAGGCAAAGCATGATTCCCGACTGGCAGCAGGGTTACAGCAGTCTTATCAGTTAGGTACCCGGCTAAATATAACGGAATCACAGAACCATTTTCTTCTGCATGATGATCTGCGACCAGCCCTGCTGATTGCCGGTGGTATTGGCATTACACCGCTGAAAGCAATGGCGCTTGAATTACTGCAGCGGGGTGTTCGGTTTGAGCTACATTATGCGGCGAAAAGCCCTGAGAAAATGGCATTCTATGCTGAACTAAAAAGCGTTTTGGGCGATCGGCTAGTGACGTACTTCAGCAACGAAAGTGAGCGTCTGAATCCGTTTATGCTGTTCAGTGATCTGGCTGAAGACTGCCAGATATACAGTTGTGGACCTGAAACGTTATTAAAAAGTGTTACCGAAGCTGCCACTGATTCCGGGGTTATCCACAGGCTGCATACGGAGTCATTCGATTGA
- a CDS encoding LysE family translocator, whose translation MFDTTQILAYATALAIAALIPGPGMTTLIARSVSGGAVTGFCVLSGLILGDLIYLSFAVFGLALIAEHLNTLFIVIRWASALYLSYLAWQFWFAEHQSLDIQQKVRKKDLISAGMSGLTITLGNPKTIAFYLALLPLVIQLDAITLQSWGLVLLPVTVLVLLSIGAVYIAGAIRIRRFLSQLQAQRLLFRSAAVMMLSAAGLMLSRSQ comes from the coding sequence ATGTTTGATACCACACAGATTCTCGCATACGCCACGGCACTGGCCATTGCAGCCCTGATTCCAGGCCCGGGCATGACAACACTGATTGCTCGCAGCGTCAGTGGCGGCGCGGTCACCGGTTTTTGCGTCTTGAGCGGGCTTATACTCGGTGACCTGATCTATCTGTCATTTGCAGTGTTCGGTCTGGCGCTCATTGCCGAACATCTGAATACTCTGTTCATAGTCATTCGCTGGGCGTCGGCACTGTACCTGAGCTATCTGGCCTGGCAATTCTGGTTTGCGGAGCATCAGTCACTGGATATACAGCAAAAAGTCCGTAAAAAGGATCTGATATCCGCCGGTATGTCAGGCTTAACGATTACTCTGGGAAATCCAAAAACCATTGCCTTCTATCTGGCACTTTTGCCGCTGGTTATTCAGCTGGACGCCATCACACTGCAAAGCTGGGGACTGGTGTTACTCCCGGTCACTGTGCTGGTATTACTGAGTATAGGAGCCGTCTATATAGCAGGTGCAATTCGCATCCGGCGCTTCCTTTCCCAGCTACAGGCACAACGCTTACTGTTTCGCAGCGCGGCTGTCATGATGCTTTCAGCAGCTGGATTAATGCTCAGCCGCTCCCAGTAA
- a CDS encoding AraC family transcriptional regulator: MTATTPDIRNNCFFARSPSLPQVEMRLADSSSACYGTHSHDEISFGVIDAGSARYQNRQHSHSIGTTTTVMMNPGDAHSCNPDNGEWSYRMLFIDARWIGQLQAEIFQCQGQDYLSFPGPLATEMQSFHQFDALFNALTQPDTGIAEGLMMDYLALRFANVAPLQQETLKTDTDSVRLVREMILDQLDTNITLDSFSSQTGLSRYHLIRSFKKLYGQSPHAWQLDQRIKTAKRLLREGESISDTANQLGFADQAHFQRNFKKRLAITPKLYQSFFI, translated from the coding sequence ATGACAGCCACCACCCCTGACATACGCAATAACTGCTTCTTTGCACGCAGCCCATCGTTACCTCAGGTAGAGATGCGTCTGGCAGACAGTTCCAGTGCCTGCTATGGCACTCACTCCCATGATGAGATCTCATTTGGTGTCATCGACGCAGGTAGCGCCCGTTACCAGAACCGGCAGCACAGCCATTCAATAGGTACCACCACAACCGTGATGATGAATCCCGGAGATGCGCACTCCTGTAATCCGGACAATGGTGAGTGGTCATACCGAATGTTGTTTATTGATGCACGCTGGATCGGTCAATTACAGGCAGAAATATTCCAGTGTCAGGGACAGGATTACCTGTCATTTCCCGGACCGCTGGCAACAGAGATGCAAAGCTTCCACCAGTTTGATGCTCTCTTCAACGCCCTGACACAACCTGATACCGGTATCGCCGAAGGTCTGATGATGGATTATCTCGCGCTACGCTTTGCCAATGTTGCGCCACTGCAGCAAGAAACACTAAAAACTGATACCGACAGTGTCCGGCTAGTACGTGAAATGATTTTGGATCAGTTGGATACCAACATCACGCTGGACAGTTTTTCGAGCCAGACCGGCCTCAGCCGTTATCACTTAATCCGTAGCTTCAAAAAACTCTATGGCCAGTCACCGCACGCCTGGCAACTGGACCAGCGCATTAAAACCGCTAAACGTCTATTACGGGAAGGCGAAAGTATAAGTGACACTGCCAACCAGTTAGGGTTTGCCGATCAGGCACATTTTCAGCGCAATTTTAAAAAGCGCCTGGCCATAACGCCTAAGCTATACCAGTCCTTTTTTATCTGA
- a CDS encoding LysE family translocator — MLTIIFSMLVFALVGAISPGPVNIVATGAGANYGFRGALPHVMGATLSYTLIVFLVGIGLNQLLAQVPEFASILQYLGSAFLLWMAWKIATAKPESLQGETPSLPPKMLEGALCQGLNPKAWLVSMSGVSLFVSTQQPAALFLMIFCAVSFAMCFIGVGSWALLGQVISRYLSNPTRQVMFNRIMAALLATSILTIINV, encoded by the coding sequence ATGCTGACTATTATTTTCTCTATGCTGGTATTTGCGCTGGTCGGGGCAATTTCACCAGGCCCGGTGAACATTGTTGCCACCGGTGCAGGTGCTAACTATGGATTTCGTGGCGCTCTGCCACACGTCATGGGTGCAACGCTGAGCTATACGTTGATTGTATTTTTAGTCGGAATCGGGTTGAACCAGTTGCTGGCTCAGGTACCTGAGTTCGCCAGTATTTTGCAATATCTTGGCAGCGCATTCCTGCTGTGGATGGCTTGGAAAATAGCAACCGCCAAACCGGAAAGCTTACAGGGTGAAACGCCATCCCTACCTCCTAAGATGCTTGAAGGGGCGCTTTGTCAGGGTTTGAATCCAAAAGCCTGGCTGGTATCAATGTCTGGAGTTAGCCTGTTTGTGAGCACACAGCAACCAGCCGCACTATTCCTGATGATTTTCTGTGCGGTATCTTTTGCTATGTGTTTTATCGGTGTTGGCAGTTGGGCATTGCTGGGCCAGGTGATTAGTCGTTACTTGTCCAATCCGACACGTCAGGTTATGTTTAACCGCATCATGGCAGCATTGCTGGCCACCAGCATTCTGACAATCATCAATGTGTAA
- a CDS encoding carbon-nitrogen hydrolase family protein, with amino-acid sequence MRILACQVEIPATDSREQQLVHIHTLITKLDGILADNKVDLVLLPELATMEYSTENFKQIDCFAEPLEGASQQLFAELCRKHQVAVCYGMPRLDEDEYYISQVVLDRDGEYLTHYDKIHTAEYGDSAELKYFKRGDHLAVFELDGVKAGIIICYDMRFPELSRRLCCEFEADVILHPVAFAQDCSFHSWQQFVVSRALENQVYFVSLNRGGPHFGHSVICPPWIDESVKPTVMGEAEEFCIVEVDRQHTDQVRATIPFRKDALQSYQVLPVRSSKS; translated from the coding sequence ATGCGTATTCTTGCTTGTCAGGTTGAGATTCCGGCCACTGACAGCCGTGAACAACAGCTTGTACATATCCACACACTGATAACAAAACTGGACGGCATACTGGCGGATAACAAGGTCGATTTAGTTCTGCTGCCAGAGCTGGCAACGATGGAGTATTCCACTGAAAATTTTAAGCAGATTGATTGCTTTGCTGAACCTTTAGAGGGGGCTAGCCAGCAATTGTTTGCTGAGCTGTGTCGTAAGCATCAGGTTGCTGTTTGCTATGGGATGCCGCGTCTGGATGAGGATGAGTATTACATCAGTCAGGTTGTACTGGACCGGGATGGCGAGTATTTGACCCACTATGACAAGATTCATACCGCTGAATACGGCGATTCTGCGGAGTTGAAGTACTTCAAACGCGGTGATCATCTGGCGGTATTTGAACTTGATGGGGTCAAAGCAGGCATTATTATTTGTTATGACATGCGTTTCCCTGAGCTGAGCCGCCGCCTGTGCTGCGAGTTTGAGGCTGATGTGATTTTGCATCCGGTTGCTTTTGCGCAGGATTGTTCATTCCATTCCTGGCAGCAGTTTGTCGTTAGCCGAGCGCTGGAAAATCAGGTGTATTTTGTCAGTCTGAATCGTGGAGGCCCACACTTCGGCCATTCAGTTATCTGTCCGCCCTGGATTGATGAATCAGTTAAGCCAACCGTAATGGGTGAAGCGGAAGAATTCTGTATTGTTGAAGTGGATCGTCAGCATACCGATCAGGTACGGGCGACAATCCCATTCCGTAAAGACGCTTTACAGTCTTATCAGGTGTTACCGGTACGCTCTTCTAAAAGCTAA
- a CDS encoding TRAP transporter large permease has product MIILGTLVILCTLLLLGISVPLAFGGILIFLALMGGHDVTGYLPTGHWKMNSLVLLAIPLFIIAGAIMEKGRIAAPLVSLAELFVGHLKGGLSAAAVIASGIFGSISGSANATLTCIGGIMMPHLRKANYPEGLSAALIVSASPLGLLIPPSASHILYAWVAQQSVLKAFLSTVIPGLILITMLCIVNYICLRKVTNLNLGKKVDNFNLAFRSRSIRAFPAFMMPAIILGGIYGGIMTPVEAAGVAVIYAIPVGIYVYKGLTWSSFLATMRGAGVTVGVVMAMIFTVLIVSRFLVFEDIPSIAQEMVYSVSDNPIVILLMVNLVMILIGMLMDDISGLLLCTPLLLPIVQSVGMDPIHFAAVLGVNLGMANITPPTAPLLYLGSRVTQTPVNKMMKPTLIMIFFAWLPTLMLTTFIPELALFLPDLLLG; this is encoded by the coding sequence ATGATCATCCTCGGTACACTCGTCATACTCTGTACGCTGCTGCTGTTAGGTATCAGCGTGCCGCTAGCCTTCGGCGGCATACTTATTTTCCTGGCACTGATGGGCGGACACGACGTCACAGGCTATTTGCCAACCGGCCATTGGAAGATGAATTCACTAGTTTTACTGGCCATTCCACTCTTCATTATTGCGGGCGCCATCATGGAAAAGGGCCGTATAGCGGCACCTCTAGTAAGCCTTGCAGAACTTTTTGTTGGTCACTTAAAAGGCGGATTATCTGCCGCGGCAGTCATTGCCAGTGGCATATTCGGCTCAATTTCTGGCAGCGCCAATGCCACCCTTACCTGTATTGGCGGCATCATGATGCCCCATTTGCGCAAAGCCAATTACCCGGAAGGCCTCTCTGCTGCGCTAATCGTCAGTGCCAGTCCTCTGGGTTTGCTGATTCCCCCCAGTGCCTCCCACATTCTGTATGCATGGGTTGCACAGCAATCTGTACTTAAAGCCTTTTTATCCACAGTCATTCCCGGCCTGATTCTCATCACTATGCTATGCATCGTGAACTACATTTGCCTGCGCAAAGTCACTAACCTGAACCTGGGAAAAAAGGTGGATAACTTTAATCTGGCGTTCCGTTCCCGCTCAATCAGAGCTTTTCCGGCATTTATGATGCCAGCGATTATTCTGGGCGGCATATACGGCGGCATCATGACGCCGGTGGAAGCCGCCGGTGTCGCCGTGATTTACGCAATTCCTGTGGGTATCTATGTTTATAAAGGTCTGACCTGGAGCAGCTTTCTGGCCACTATGCGCGGTGCAGGCGTAACCGTTGGTGTAGTTATGGCGATGATCTTTACCGTACTGATCGTCAGCCGCTTTCTGGTATTTGAAGACATTCCAAGCATTGCCCAGGAAATGGTGTATTCAGTTTCAGATAATCCCATCGTGATTTTACTGATGGTGAATCTGGTGATGATTCTCATCGGTATGTTAATGGACGATATCAGCGGGTTGTTACTCTGTACCCCATTGCTATTACCTATTGTTCAGAGTGTTGGCATGGACCCAATTCATTTTGCTGCGGTATTAGGGGTAAACCTGGGGATGGCAAACATTACACCGCCAACAGCACCACTGCTGTATTTAGGTTCAAGGGTTACACAAACACCTGTAAATAAGATGATGAAGCCAACTCTTATAATGATTTTCTTTGCCTGGCTGCCTACTCTGATGCTGACTACTTTTATCCCTGAGCTGGCACTCTTCCTGCCAGACTTACTACTGGGGTAA
- a CDS encoding TRAP transporter small permease, with the protein MASLATQYPQPLATPLRILMKAMNLIIISAGIILALTFFFVVILRYGFGADLFAYEEWLMIVAFWMFFMASAAGTHDRAHVNADILGFMISNPRVIYIRALIVESIELIISATLAYWGFLMIEESILAYPNWQQTVALKIPFLLPRFGIFLGFLLMTLYTALHLYVLIRNGQDGASQPSE; encoded by the coding sequence ATGGCTAGCTTAGCAACCCAGTACCCCCAGCCGCTTGCTACTCCGCTGCGTATACTCATGAAGGCGATGAACCTGATCATCATCAGTGCAGGCATCATTTTGGCGCTGACTTTTTTCTTTGTCGTCATCCTACGCTACGGCTTCGGTGCGGATCTGTTTGCTTATGAAGAATGGCTGATGATTGTCGCCTTCTGGATGTTTTTCATGGCCAGCGCAGCAGGTACTCACGACCGCGCTCATGTAAACGCCGATATCCTTGGCTTTATGATCAGTAATCCCCGCGTGATTTATATCCGTGCACTGATTGTCGAAAGTATCGAGCTGATTATCTCTGCAACCCTGGCTTACTGGGGTTTCCTGATGATCGAAGAAAGCATTCTGGCCTACCCCAACTGGCAACAGACCGTCGCACTGAAAATACCTTTCCTGCTACCTCGTTTTGGTATTTTCCTCGGTTTTCTACTGATGACGCTCTACACCGCACTGCATCTTTATGTGCTGATTCGTAACGGCCAGGACGGCGCTTCTCAGCCTTCCGAATAA